A window from Leptothermofonsia sichuanensis E412 encodes these proteins:
- a CDS encoding HlyD family secretion protein translates to MQESPVSSPVYRAPSRSLLSNLLIAFLSAGLMVWTFRLIQERFFSITSVDAVVNGIVTDIRAPQAGVVSTLRGSTGKPLDRDQPLLTIENRRISQLQIESLKGKLSQQQAELERAEAKLNQQLTLLQTVTVDQEQQQYLETVAAQHSTEKVASDLKGAQARHQLAKVNYDRIRYLAAQGALSQSRLDAAAAEVQERSAEVTGLERQIKALQASEQAARLNLSLAKTSSNSDPRIRLEELQMQIADQRQVIQTLRKSIQGTEAELAQANIDVERQQSVVVNAPTTGVIWRLAVQPGKFVQQGESLGQVLNCSGRWVDAFVDEQAARSLQPGTPATVKLYGAESQVLQGQVSSIRPGSGRLSAGEDIAVPVASNAPRKAQVRVDLDPGTEQGSFEQFCYVGHTAQVSFKVR, encoded by the coding sequence ATGCAAGAGTCTCCGGTATCATCACCTGTCTATAGAGCACCTTCGCGATCGCTGCTGTCCAATTTATTGATTGCCTTCCTCAGTGCAGGGTTAATGGTCTGGACTTTTCGTCTGATTCAGGAACGATTTTTCTCAATTACCAGTGTTGATGCCGTTGTTAATGGAATTGTTACCGATATCCGGGCACCTCAGGCGGGAGTGGTATCAACACTGCGAGGCAGTACGGGTAAGCCATTAGACCGCGATCAGCCCCTGTTGACGATTGAAAACAGGCGCATCAGCCAGCTTCAGATCGAGTCCCTGAAGGGTAAACTCAGTCAACAACAGGCAGAGTTGGAACGGGCTGAAGCGAAGCTAAATCAACAACTTACGCTATTGCAAACGGTCACCGTTGACCAAGAGCAACAGCAGTATTTAGAAACCGTTGCGGCGCAGCATTCTACGGAAAAAGTTGCATCTGATTTGAAGGGTGCCCAGGCACGTCATCAACTGGCTAAGGTGAATTATGATCGCATCCGATACCTGGCTGCGCAAGGGGCACTCTCCCAGTCACGGCTGGACGCTGCCGCCGCTGAAGTTCAAGAGCGGAGTGCCGAGGTTACTGGACTGGAACGGCAGATCAAGGCTTTGCAGGCGAGCGAGCAGGCTGCCCGGCTCAACCTGTCTCTGGCAAAAACCAGTAGCAATTCTGATCCCAGGATTCGCCTGGAAGAGTTGCAGATGCAAATTGCAGACCAGCGCCAGGTGATTCAAACCCTGCGGAAAAGCATTCAGGGGACGGAGGCAGAACTGGCTCAAGCAAACATCGATGTCGAAAGACAACAGTCGGTAGTTGTGAATGCTCCCACTACCGGAGTAATCTGGCGATTAGCGGTGCAACCTGGCAAGTTTGTCCAGCAGGGTGAATCACTGGGACAGGTGCTGAACTGTAGTGGACGCTGGGTGGATGCTTTTGTGGATGAACAGGCGGCGCGATCGCTGCAACCAGGAACCCCAGCCACTGTCAAACTCTATGGGGCTGAATCTCAGGTATTGCAGGGGCAGGTCAGCAGTATTCGCCCAGGTTCAGGCAGGCTCTCGGCTGGAGAAGATATTGCCGTCCCTGTTGCCTCCAATGCGCCTCGCAAGGCTCAAGTCCGTGTCGATCTTGACCCGGGAACTGAACAGGGAAGTTTCGAGCAGTTTTGTTACGTCGGACATACGGCACAGGTAAGCTTCAAAGTTCGTTGA
- a CDS encoding glycosyltransferase: MRLPKLQPSRKTLLQVLRSPSFKGISSSKQTIADSGISPLIWNIFIISALIWLGAVFFTLGRPILFPLEEVNPTVLRGLPEGLSLPQDAESIWLPILGTLAFSICLRWIPPTNGSRLIVRSVMAVSAIRYLIWRSVATLNFAHWASIALSLAFFLNELVWIGSYLLYLAQTAWTTEKNRSVAANHYAQDVLAKRYVPSVDVFIPTYKEPDYIVRRTVIGCQAMEYPNKTIYILDDTRRPHIKALAEELGCEYITRPDNNHAKAGNLNNALKQTSGELITVMDADFVPFKHFLTRTVGFFQDPKIDLVQTPQHFYNPDYHARNLGLEQVQPNDMEHFFGHVQPGRDSTNSVICCGTSYVVRRSSLEAVGGYYTRCCVEDYQTSIRMLTQGARIIYLNEILSMGESTRTFADFIDQRLRWLQGNLQVYFCSNELPIWSKLNWLQKSHHITLILFSLNPVIRLISLLVPLLSLYLGSSPLVASVPEYIFYAMPFTLMYFVSFTWGNDYRLSAFWNEVYDTAFCFPALGRIALILRNPFAKASTATRKGVKAEHKHYNLHLTFPLLVLLGLTAFGLLLHYGGYGLGLWTPLQHEYEGKGVLLFWVVYNAIIMAVAILSGIDQPVRRVVDRFPLFTACKLTAGHHTYWGYTNNLSETGTNLTLTSDRVVFVTGNHTVTLEFLEHHFAVEAKVLRTSVKENRSQMSLTFPDLTVEQTRKLVTLLYSDMNWWKQRKKHGILDGFLMMVSSALQLKPVFRGYSS; the protein is encoded by the coding sequence ATGCGTTTACCCAAATTACAACCGTCGAGAAAAACACTTCTTCAGGTTCTCAGATCGCCTTCCTTTAAGGGAATCAGCTCCTCCAAACAAACCATTGCTGATTCAGGAATCTCTCCCCTGATCTGGAATATTTTCATCATCAGCGCCCTGATATGGTTGGGGGCTGTATTCTTCACCCTGGGCAGACCCATTCTCTTTCCACTGGAGGAGGTAAATCCCACGGTTCTGCGTGGTTTGCCGGAGGGGTTGTCCCTGCCCCAGGATGCTGAAAGTATCTGGTTGCCAATCCTGGGCACCCTTGCATTTTCTATCTGTTTGCGCTGGATTCCACCAACGAATGGCTCTCGCCTGATTGTCCGCAGCGTGATGGCGGTTTCCGCTATTCGTTACCTGATCTGGCGTTCCGTTGCCACACTCAACTTTGCTCACTGGGCAAGTATTGCACTCAGTCTGGCATTTTTCTTAAATGAACTGGTTTGGATTGGTTCTTACCTGTTGTACCTAGCACAAACAGCCTGGACAACCGAGAAAAATCGCAGTGTTGCCGCCAATCATTACGCTCAGGATGTGCTGGCCAAGCGGTATGTTCCGTCTGTGGATGTCTTTATTCCAACCTATAAAGAACCAGACTATATTGTGCGGCGCACGGTGATTGGCTGTCAGGCAATGGAGTACCCCAATAAAACCATTTACATCCTGGATGATACTCGCCGCCCTCACATCAAAGCATTAGCTGAGGAATTGGGATGTGAGTATATCACCCGTCCAGACAACAACCACGCCAAAGCCGGAAACCTGAATAATGCGCTGAAGCAAACTTCCGGCGAGTTGATCACGGTCATGGATGCTGACTTTGTTCCCTTCAAACACTTTTTGACGCGCACAGTCGGCTTTTTCCAGGATCCCAAAATTGATCTGGTGCAAACGCCTCAGCATTTCTATAACCCAGATTACCACGCTCGCAATCTGGGGTTAGAACAGGTGCAACCCAATGATATGGAGCACTTTTTTGGGCATGTGCAACCTGGTCGAGATAGTACCAATAGTGTAATCTGTTGCGGCACCTCCTATGTGGTACGCCGCAGTAGTTTAGAAGCGGTCGGTGGTTACTATACCCGCTGTTGTGTGGAAGATTACCAGACCTCAATTCGGATGCTGACTCAAGGTGCCCGAATCATTTACTTGAATGAAATTCTGAGCATGGGGGAATCAACTCGCACCTTTGCTGACTTTATTGATCAACGATTACGCTGGCTACAAGGCAACCTGCAAGTATACTTTTGCAGTAATGAGTTACCCATCTGGTCAAAGTTGAACTGGTTACAGAAGAGTCACCATATTACACTGATTTTGTTTTCATTGAATCCAGTCATTCGTCTGATTTCTCTTCTGGTGCCGCTACTGAGTCTCTATTTAGGTTCATCTCCATTAGTGGCATCAGTTCCAGAATATATTTTTTATGCGATGCCCTTTACGTTGATGTATTTTGTCAGTTTTACCTGGGGGAATGATTATCGGTTGTCTGCATTCTGGAATGAGGTGTATGATACCGCATTCTGTTTTCCCGCACTGGGGCGGATTGCCTTGATTTTGCGGAATCCCTTTGCAAAAGCCAGCACAGCTACCCGTAAGGGTGTGAAAGCGGAGCACAAGCATTACAATCTGCACCTGACGTTTCCTCTGCTGGTGTTGCTGGGATTGACTGCTTTCGGGCTGTTGCTGCATTACGGAGGCTATGGGCTGGGGCTTTGGACCCCATTGCAGCACGAATATGAAGGTAAGGGGGTGCTGCTGTTCTGGGTTGTGTATAACGCAATCATAATGGCAGTTGCGATTCTGTCAGGGATTGATCAACCTGTCCGTCGGGTGGTCGATCGCTTTCCTTTGTTTACGGCCTGTAAGTTAACCGCGGGACACCATACCTACTGGGGCTACACCAATAATCTTTCAGAAACCGGAACAAACCTGACATTAACCAGCGATCGCGTTGTTTTCGTCACAGGTAATCACACGGTCACCCTGGAGTTTCTGGAGCATCACTTTGCTGTGGAAGCGAAGGTCCTGCGCACCAGTGTGAAAGAGAACCGCAGTCAGATGTCATTGACTTTTCCTGACCTGACCGTAGAGCAAACCCGGAAGTTGGTGACCCTGCTCTATAGTGATATGAACTGGTGGAAACAGCGGAAGAAACACGGTATCCTGGACGGGTTTTTGATGATGGTATCCTCTGCACTGCAGCTCAAGCCTGTTTTTAGAGGTTACAGTTCTTAG